The Gemmatimonadetes bacterium SCN 70-22 DNA window CGTCGCGCCGAGGACATCGCGCAGCTCCGGTCGATGCTCCCCAAGGGGATGCTGATCGTCGCGAAGATCGAGAAGGACACGGCGCTGGCCAACATCGAGGGGATCCTGCGTGCCGCCGACGCGGTGATGGTGGCGCGGGGCGACCTGGGCGTGGAGCTCCCCTTCGAGGAAGTGCCGCTCGTGCAAAAGCGGATCATCCGGCTGGCGGGGCAGCTGGGGCGCCCCGTGATCACGGCGACGCAGATGCTGGAGTCGATGATCCACAACCCGCGCCCCACGCGCGCCGAGGCGAGCGACGTGGCCAACGCGATCCTCGACGGGACCGATGCGGTGATGCTCTCGGCGGAGACGGCGTCGGGAAGCTATCCCAGGCTCGCCGTGCAAGCGATGCAGCGCATCATCGCCGAGATCGAGCACCACCAGCCCCCGCGGCGCGAGGAACGGCGGAATGCGCTGGGGACGGCGACCACGGAGGAGACGATCGCGGCGGCGGTGGTGACGGCGGTCCGGATGCTGGGGACGCGGCTCGTCATCGTCTTCACCAAGAGCGGGTTCAGCGCCCGGATGGTGTCGTCGCATCGCCCGGGGGTCCCGATCTTCGCCCTGACCGACGCCCCGAAGACCTTCAACCAGCTGGCGCTGGTCTGGGGGGTGGTTCCCCTGCTCGTCCCGCCGGCGGATACGTACGAGAAGATGCTGGACAGTGCGCGGCGCGCGCTGGTCCAGCGCGGGCTGGCCAGCGAGGGGGACAAGGTCATCGTCACGGCGGGCGTCCCGTTCGATGTCCCCGGGACGACGAACCTGCTCAAGGTCGAGACGGTGTGAAGCTGACGTTCCTGGGCACCGGGACCAGCTTCGGGATCCCGATCATCGGGTGCGGGTGCGCCGTGTGCCGGTCGCCCGACCCCCGCGACCGGCGCACGCGCATCGGGGCGGTGATCGAGACGGACCAGGGGACGCGGCTGTTGATCGACACCCCGCCCGAGCTGCGATTGCAGCTGGTGCAGGCGGGCATCGACCGGGTGGACGCGGTGTTCTTCACGCACGACCACGCCGATCACATCCACGGCATCGACGACCTGCGCGCGATCACCGTGCGGCAGCGCGCGCCGCTGCCGATGTACGCCGAGCCCGAGGTGCTGGCGCGCCTGGCGCAGCGCTTCCCGTACATCTTCGACGAGCGCATGCTCCCGCTCCCGGGGACCTCGAAACCCGAGGGCGCGCCGTGCCCGATTCGCGACGGGGACGTCGTGCAGGTCGGCGACGCCGCGGTGGAGGCGATCGCCCTCCCGCATGGCCGGATGCGCGTCCTGGCGTTTCGCGTCGGGGCGCTCGGGTTCGTGACCGATGCCAAGTCCGTTCCGGCGGAGGCGATCGCGCGCCTGCGAGGGGTGCGCGTCCTCGTCCTCAACGCGCTCTTCCGACGGCAGCACCCCACGCACCTGAGCATCGACGAGGCGGTGGCGGTGGCGGGCGAGATCGGCGCCGAGCGCACGTACCTGATCCATCTCACGCACGAGACGTCGCACGCCGAGCTGGAAGGAGAGCTCCCGCCAGGCGTCCAGCCCGCCTACGACGGACTGGTAGTGGAGATCTGATGCGCACCCGCCGGCGCGGGCCGGTCACACCACGGGGAGGCCCACGATCATGACCCTCACGCTCGACTACACGTTCATGCTCACCGACGCGGCCTCCGGCGGCGTCGCGCCGGGGGCCTTCGCCGCTGCGCAGGGGACGTTCGCCGCCGCGCACGCCGCGGTGGCGGCGCGCCATGCCGCGGGAGAGTTGGGATTCCTCGACCTGCCGCGGCGGCGTGACCTCGCCACCCAGGTCCTCGAGTTTGCCGCTGGCGCGCGCGGGGCATGGCGCGACGTGGTCCTCCTCGGGATCGGCGGGTCGGCGCTGGGGCCCATCGCCCTCCGGAACGCCCTCTGCGCACCGCAGTGGAACGGGCTCGACGCCGCCGCGCGCGCCGGATACCCGCGCCTGCACGTGCTGGACAACGTGGACCCGGTCACCATCGGCGCCGTCCTCGACCGCGTGCAGCTGGCGGACACGCTCTTCCTGGTCGTCTCGAAGTCGGGCGGGACCGCCGAGACCATGGCGCAGTACCTGGTGGTGCGCGCGCGCCTGGAGGCGCAGGCGCTGCCGCTGGCGCGGCACCTGGTCTTCGTGACCGACCCGGAGAAGGGGGCGCTGCGCCCCATTGCCAGGCGCGAGGGGTTCGCCGCGCTCGACATCCCGGCGAACGTCGGGGGGCGGTTCAGCGTCCTCTCCCCGGTCGGCACCCTCCCCGCGGCCCTCGTGGGCATCGACATCGAGTCGCTCCTGGCCGGCGCCGGCGACATGGTACGGCGCTGTGCGACCTCGGAGCTGGCGCGGAATCCGGCGGGGACGTTCGCCACCCTCCAGTGGCTGGCCGACACCAAGGGAGGAAAGCGGGTGCACGTCCTGATGCCGTACGCCGACCCCCTGCGCGACATCGCCGCGTGGTTCGTGCAGCTGTGGGCCGAGAGCCTCGGGAAGGTGAGCGGGGATGGGGAGCACGTGGGGCCGACGCCCGTCCCCGCCCTCGGCGCCACCGACCAGCACTCGCAGGTGCAACTCTTCATGGAGGGTCCGCTCGACAAGACGGTCACCTTCGTCGCCGTGGAGCAGCCGGCGCTCGACGTGACGATTCCCGGGGCGCACGGCGACGTCGCCGACCTGGCGTACCTGGGCGGCCATTCGCTGTGGGAATTGCTCAACATCGAGCGCCGGGCCACGGCGGGGGCGCTCGCCTCGCGGGGGAGGCCAAGCATGACCCTCTCGCTCCCGGCGGTCGACCCCTGGCACCTGGGGGCGCTGGTCATGCTGCTGGAGATCGCGACCGCTTACGCCGGGGCGCTCTACGGGGTGAATGCGTTCGACCAGCCCGGCGTGGAGCTGGGCAAGCGCTTCACCTACGGCATGATGGGGCGCCCCGGCTTCGA harbors:
- a CDS encoding pyruvate kinase — protein: MPRTKIVCTLGPATSTPEAIAALMDAGLNVARINFSHGTHEQHARTIALVRQLAAERERPVAILGDLQGPRIRMGDLAAPVTVQAGEDLVLCFEDEAAAGELPVTYEHIADDVRVGDRILVDDGLIELVVLEVNKPRITARVVYGGMIRSHKGLNLPGVAVSAPSITDKDRADAQFAVEQGLDYIALSFVRRAEDIAQLRSMLPKGMLIVAKIEKDTALANIEGILRAADAVMVARGDLGVELPFEEVPLVQKRIIRLAGQLGRPVITATQMLESMIHNPRPTRAEASDVANAILDGTDAVMLSAETASGSYPRLAVQAMQRIIAEIEHHQPPRREERRNALGTATTEETIAAAVVTAVRMLGTRLVIVFTKSGFSARMVSSHRPGVPIFALTDAPKTFNQLALVWGVVPLLVPPADTYEKMLDSARRALVQRGLASEGDKVIVTAGVPFDVPGTTNLLKVETV